A genomic region of Mesorhizobium sp. NZP2077 contains the following coding sequences:
- a CDS encoding GtrA family protein, translating into MRSALPSDVSRLLRFGAVGLLNTALGYTLILAGLALGLGDIVSNAAGYAAGLTLGFFLNRQWTFGRAGGFRPGAATRYAVTFVVAYSANLGIVIAAMSAGFIENPFVHLAGNCLYSIIFYLGSARFVFVGGAGEPVAATNAKWPGAAT; encoded by the coding sequence ATGCGGTCGGCTCTTCCGTCTGATGTCTCGCGGCTGCTGCGCTTTGGCGCCGTCGGGCTTCTCAACACGGCGCTTGGATATACGCTGATCCTGGCCGGGCTGGCGCTGGGCCTCGGCGACATCGTCTCCAATGCGGCAGGCTATGCCGCGGGCCTCACGCTTGGCTTCTTCCTCAATCGCCAATGGACGTTCGGACGTGCCGGCGGCTTTCGCCCCGGTGCGGCCACTCGCTACGCGGTCACCTTCGTCGTCGCCTACAGCGCCAATCTGGGCATCGTGATTGCCGCCATGTCCGCTGGCTTCATCGAGAACCCGTTTGTCCATCTGGCGGGAAACTGCCTGTACTCGATCATCTTCTATCTTGGCTCGGCCCGGTTCGTCTTTGTCGGCGGCGCGGGTGAACCCGTGGCCGCAACGAACGCGAAATGGCCCGGAGCTGCGACATGA
- a CDS encoding response regulator transcription factor: MRVLLIEDEPEMASVLKAALERLDIIVDHAATLADAEAMARLGYHDAVVLDRRLPDGDGLSLIPRLRALHLDVPVIALTAMSGLEDRVAGLDAGADDYMVKPFATVELVARLHALHRRSFTSRANQTMVGRLTYDFRHREALVEEQALDLPRRERLVLETLIRRPGRTIMRSALEEAVYALDDEIGSNALDAHISRLRRKLDDVAAGIEIRAIRNLGYLLRAVS, from the coding sequence ATGCGCGTCCTGTTGATCGAGGACGAACCGGAAATGGCCTCCGTGCTGAAGGCCGCTCTCGAGCGTTTGGACATCATCGTCGACCATGCCGCCACATTGGCCGATGCCGAGGCGATGGCCCGTCTGGGCTATCATGACGCGGTGGTGCTGGACCGCCGGCTGCCGGATGGCGACGGTCTCAGCCTCATACCGCGGCTGCGTGCCTTGCACCTGGATGTGCCTGTCATCGCGCTGACCGCGATGAGCGGCTTGGAAGACCGCGTCGCCGGGCTCGATGCCGGCGCCGACGATTATATGGTCAAGCCCTTCGCCACGGTGGAACTGGTCGCGCGGCTTCATGCCTTGCATCGGCGCTCATTTACATCGCGCGCCAACCAGACGATGGTCGGCCGCCTCACCTATGATTTCCGCCACCGTGAGGCGCTGGTCGAGGAACAAGCGCTCGATCTGCCGCGGCGCGAAAGGCTGGTGCTCGAAACGCTGATCCGCCGGCCGGGGCGGACCATCATGCGCAGTGCGCTGGAGGAAGCCGTCTACGCGCTGGATGACGAGATTGGCTCCAATGCGCTCGATGCGCATATTTCGCGGCTGCGCCGCAAGCTCGACGATGTCGCCGCCGGTATCGAGATCCGGGCGATCCGCAACCTTGGCTACCTCTTGCGGGCGGTCTCGTGA
- a CDS encoding glycosyltransferase family 2 protein: MGTGKIGAHRAITLSVVVPCYNERDGVAELHRRLSAVCLEQSPSYEIVLVIDGATDGTREAIFELAEKDDHVVAIDLARNYGHQIALSAGLEFCRGERILILDADLQDPPELLSAMMAKMDEGFDVVYGQRVKRDGESWFKRASASLFYRLLGRMVDVEIAPDSGDFRLMSRRALDHLNAMPERYRFIRGMVSWIGLRQVAFPYERHRRFAGTTHYPLKKMVLLAVDAMTSFSIVPLRFASLLGMMFGLLGLVVLGYTLLEWSRGNVVPGWTSLAAIMLIMGSVQLLVLGIFGEYLGRMYMETKRRPLYFVNEIVARDRPAKDSDLPVHRLQEMAKRAARG; encoded by the coding sequence GTGGGAACGGGAAAAATCGGCGCGCATCGCGCAATCACCCTGTCGGTCGTGGTGCCATGCTACAATGAGCGCGACGGCGTGGCCGAGCTTCACCGACGCCTCAGCGCCGTGTGCCTCGAGCAAAGCCCTTCCTACGAGATCGTGCTTGTCATCGACGGAGCGACCGACGGGACCCGCGAGGCTATCTTCGAACTGGCCGAAAAGGACGACCATGTCGTCGCCATCGACCTTGCCCGCAACTACGGCCACCAGATCGCCTTGAGCGCGGGGCTGGAGTTCTGCCGCGGCGAGCGCATTCTCATTCTCGACGCCGACCTCCAGGATCCGCCCGAACTGCTCAGCGCGATGATGGCGAAGATGGATGAGGGCTTCGACGTCGTCTACGGCCAGAGGGTGAAACGCGACGGCGAAAGCTGGTTCAAGCGGGCTTCCGCCTCGCTGTTCTACCGCTTGCTCGGGCGGATGGTCGATGTCGAGATCGCGCCGGACTCCGGAGACTTCCGGCTGATGAGCCGCCGGGCGCTCGATCATCTGAACGCGATGCCCGAACGCTACAGGTTCATTCGCGGCATGGTGAGCTGGATAGGGCTTAGGCAGGTCGCCTTCCCCTATGAAAGGCACCGGCGCTTTGCCGGCACCACCCACTACCCGCTGAAGAAGATGGTTCTTCTGGCGGTCGACGCGATGACCAGCTTTTCGATCGTGCCGTTGCGGTTTGCCTCGCTGCTGGGGATGATGTTCGGTCTGCTCGGACTGGTCGTGCTCGGCTACACGCTGTTAGAGTGGTCCAGGGGCAACGTGGTGCCCGGCTGGACGAGCCTTGCCGCGATCATGCTGATCATGGGCAGTGTCCAGCTTCTGGTGCTCGGCATCTTCGGCGAGTATCTCGGCCGCATGTATATGGAGACGAAGCGGCGGCCGCTCTACTTCGTCAACGAAATCGTTGCGCGCGACCGGCCGGCCAAGGACAGCGACCTGCCCGTCCATCGCCTGCAGGAGATGGCGAAAAGAGCGGCGCGTGGCTGA
- a CDS encoding HAMP domain-containing sensor histidine kinase: MRKVRTGSLQWILVRRLILLQAATLLIFIVLSAAALWIANPSLLIDNEAAVAAVKDAVDRDKDGRLIVRETEDLSAFRESFPNVWYIVRDGSGESVRAGNIPDIYTKSFGDMLGGADHATIGFSDKDMRPEAYIENASTRAGTVQIVAATQSSRQQTDGLEINISATVEVARNPDGSRNWERALPALALVIAILLLPIILVMGTTTLVTTPAVVRRSFAGLVETVRQAARIDIGTRAMQLPVKQVPQEIAPLVHAFNEALARLAQGYDRHNRFLTDAAHELRTPIAILRTRAELLKQEPQSVRLLHDIERLSHLAQQLLDHQLLDRPSDQRQIIDLDDLVSRVAADFAPLAIEAGYDLAFEPPPSKAQVEVNVLQIERALANLVRNAIEHGGGNGTITIAVDGTGGVEVRDEGPGIPAEEHENVFEPFYRLQPQSRGAGLGLNLARQIALLHDGTICILTGARRGARIRMELPVRS, encoded by the coding sequence GTGAGGAAGGTCCGCACAGGCTCGCTGCAATGGATCCTCGTCCGGCGGCTAATCCTGCTGCAGGCGGCGACGCTGCTGATCTTCATCGTGCTTAGCGCGGCAGCGCTTTGGATCGCCAATCCGAGCTTGCTGATCGACAACGAGGCAGCCGTTGCGGCCGTCAAGGATGCCGTCGATCGAGACAAGGACGGCAGGCTGATCGTACGCGAAACGGAAGACCTCTCCGCGTTTCGCGAGAGCTTCCCCAATGTCTGGTACATCGTTCGCGATGGCAGCGGCGAGAGCGTCCGTGCCGGCAACATCCCCGACATCTACACCAAAAGCTTCGGCGACATGCTTGGCGGGGCCGATCACGCCACAATCGGATTCTCCGACAAGGACATGCGGCCGGAAGCCTATATCGAAAACGCTTCGACCAGGGCCGGCACTGTGCAGATCGTCGCCGCGACACAGTCGTCGCGCCAGCAGACCGACGGTCTCGAAATCAACATTTCGGCCACCGTCGAAGTCGCCCGCAATCCAGACGGCAGCAGGAACTGGGAGCGCGCCCTGCCGGCGCTCGCGCTGGTGATCGCGATCCTGCTGTTGCCCATCATCCTCGTCATGGGCACGACGACGCTGGTGACGACGCCAGCCGTGGTGCGCCGCTCCTTCGCCGGTCTTGTCGAAACGGTCCGCCAGGCGGCGCGTATCGACATCGGCACCCGCGCCATGCAACTGCCGGTCAAGCAGGTGCCCCAGGAGATCGCGCCGCTGGTGCATGCCTTCAACGAGGCGCTGGCCCGCCTCGCCCAAGGCTACGACCGCCACAACCGTTTCCTCACCGACGCGGCGCATGAACTGCGCACGCCGATCGCCATCCTGCGCACACGCGCCGAACTGCTGAAGCAGGAGCCGCAGAGCGTGCGCCTGCTGCATGACATCGAGCGCCTGTCGCATCTTGCCCAGCAACTGCTCGACCATCAGTTGCTCGACCGGCCGTCGGACCAGCGCCAGATCATCGATCTCGACGATCTCGTCAGCCGGGTCGCCGCCGACTTCGCCCCGCTGGCCATCGAGGCCGGTTACGACCTCGCTTTCGAGCCTCCACCCAGCAAGGCCCAGGTGGAGGTCAATGTCCTGCAGATCGAGCGTGCGCTCGCCAACCTCGTGCGCAACGCCATCGAGCATGGCGGCGGCAATGGAACGATCACGATCGCCGTCGACGGGACCGGCGGCGTCGAGGTGCGCGACGAAGGCCCGGGCATTCCCGCGGAAGAGCACGAGAACGTCTTCGAGCCCTTTTACCGCTTGCAGCCGCAGTCGCGCGGGGCGGGGCTTGGACTGAATCTCGCCCGACAGATCGCGTTGCTGCATGACGGCACGATCTGCATCCTGACGGGCGCACGGCGCGGCGCCCGCATCCGCATGGAGTTGCCGGTGCGCTCCTGA